The genomic interval ACTTGGAAGTCATCGCGCAGCATTTTGAGAGTATCTATCGTGCAGGAAATCATGGTCTTGACACCCAATAGTTCTATTTGCTCACCTTGAAGATAATCTGAGAGCACTGCAGTTTTACCAAGAATTGCTTCTAATGCAATGATATAGAACAAAAATCTAAAAGTCTCAATAAAATTTAACAAGCGAGTGGCGTCAGGCCCAAGATGTGGATCGGTAGATGCAATGGCATCGAGAGGAACAATAATTGCTTTGACGCGCAACTTTACAGCACAAACAGATTCGTCTCGAGAAGACCATCGCGTTTGACAAACCCGCTTGAGCGTTAACGCAGGCTTTGATGCATCTAGAGTTTCCTGTATGATCTTGAAGTGAGAATGCCGCTTTGCAGATCCCTCTAACAATGTGTATAGGTTGTCCAGCGCTCCTAGAGTGTTCCTTGCATCTTGAATCATCGAGCAAGCTTTTGTCAAGGACAGATTAAGAACGTGAGCGTGACAGTGGATGTAAACTGCTCGTGGTTCTCTTTCTTGAAATCTAGCACTGACCCCATTGTAACAACCGCTCATGTTAGCGACTCCATCAAAACACTGCGTTCTCATTTCCTCTATTTGAACTTTCACGTTTTCAATTACTCCTTTAATGAGATTAAACAATGCCTCTCCATTGATTTTTCTGCTACCCAAAACCCTAGAAACTGTTCGTGGACTGTGAGAGAATCGTCTACGTGTCTAATACAAAGGGACAGCTGCTCTCCTCGAGAAACATCCGTTGGTTTATCGCAAATTAAACCGTACACAGCCGATTGCCTTACTTTCTTAACAATACTAGTCTGAATGGCTTGTCCACATACCAATCATCTTATTCTGTATCTGTGGTGACGTGTGCGTAAACGTTCCTTTCAAGTGATTGTCCAGTTCAGAATCGTATGACGCTAGCAAGTTCAAAAGCTCACGAAAGTTTTCCTTATCAATTAAACTTTCTTCGTCGTCGTGCCCTCCGAACGCAATGTTTTGCCAATCAAGGGAGATTACCGCCTCAATTATTTTCTTAACGTTTCTTCGGTTAAAATCAACTTGTTGCTGGTGAAGCGTATTTATTTCTTGTGCAACAGATGTAGACGATTCAGCCAAGTGTCGTGATTGATTCCATGCTACAGCCGCGAGTGAATGGACACGGCTGGCTTCATGGCGCTTCAAGTCTTCTACACACGTCTTCCAGTTGCGAAAGCCTTTGTCGTGAATGCTGGATCAGATCTTCCTAACTTACTACTACGCTCAGCTAAAcgacaagcaaaacaaaaggCTGCGTTTGTAGCCTCGCAATACTCCAGCCAATCATGATTGTTGTACCATGCCTCTTGAAAAGATCTCTTTGCTTACCGAAAAACTGCTTAGGAAACGATCCGCTTGCTATGCTCGACGCTTTGGGCTGATGAGGTCCTTTAAGCATATCAGCGTCTGGCAAACAATAAACCGTATGCTTGTCTACCGTATATGTTTTCCCTATAATTGCAAGACATGACTGATCTTGATCAGTAAGTGTCATCTCCATTTCACAATCAAGTGTATGTCCATGAGATGATCCTTGGTAACAGTTTCTAAACATGTAAGTATCGAGTTTAGGTTACAAATAGACTGCGGGACTGATTGCCGTAAGTGTGCGTAATGAAGTGGAAACAGTCCGTGCCATGAGGATTTTCAAGGCTCGCTGCACTCGTCAAAATGGCGATAACAATAgaatatctatctatatatataaatgagaagtgtctgtgtgtctgtgtgtttgtgagtcCGTCTGTaggagcgtttctcaaaaaccgacagtccgatctcggccgaatttggctcgcgcacgccgaattcattcgcGTCGAAAGTCaaactgtggtcgtcttccccACTTCTTCCccgacgacgccatttcccgccgatcgcactcgcttccgctaGCGCGCATATATCcccggaacggcgcatcgtatctccatcgaatttagactgcccgttcccgacgtcggacggtacgcgctgagcgAGTCGTTTATGGACGGCGACGCAAGGAAACGGAatatatttttgctgatatccgggtcttgaaaaaatcgCCCACAGTCATTTGCCAGTCTACggccgtcgaagagctgccgtgtttgatgcacctgttctccgaaacgccagcaacgtcttcgaagagacgacgttcaacgggactgtcgaaatggcgagagtcggtattcgttatatacggggaacgaaTTATAtcggtaagtattgcacgtgacttgcacgttacgggattcacgtcgaaattatagatgccaggttcgatacaccatttcctcgcaacggcagcaacgtccaagtcgaaatggcttcaaccaatcgctaatccaatcaacgggatttttggaaacggcaattgaacgggatgtaactatgaatgagaattctgtctggctgctaataAACGGCACTTACACCaaggctaattagtgacagtaaacggttttctatacaaactgtacgtgacctggctacacacCCTCttcctctccaaccatcaaacacATTtctagatactttctgctctAATCTCTACCtttaaaggcgacctgtctgtctgtttgtctgtctgtctgtcctgtctgtctgtcattaatagcaaacagtgtctgcaaatcaataatttgtgtgattaaactattatCCGGGCGAaaccgggcattggagctcgtGTATAATTTAAATTACTTCAGTGCAAACCGGTGTTGGCCAATTATAGCATTTCGTAATGATAATCTAGCCAGCAATGGATAATTAGGTCTAGTTGGCTAGAATAACCCGACTCGGTCCCGAGCACAGAGTGGAGAAAGTACGGAGTCGATCCATGCATGCAATTGCAAATCGCTAGACAATCCATTCTGCGGTCAATCGGTTTGTCGAACTTAGACTTACTTGAAAAATTGATGGATAGCTTTCTGCTTTTTTGATGCAATCTTCTTTGCGTTTGACTCTGTTATTTCCGGACGCGCAAAGCGTGTCAAACGTCTTATACGTGATGGGCATGCCCACTTCACGTGTCCACTGACTTCTCGCACACACTGAAATAAtgatgtgtatatatgtattatcaAAGTGACAATGTCTTCTTCCACACGCTACTCTAAGATTAAGGGGACTATTTGGTAACATAATTAATCAAAATTCTGCTTGAAGCggagtgacacgcccaaaatgcTTGGGATATAGCCTCTCCCAGCTTTTCCCCCAccccgacgctacgccggtgcaCAAAACCGTACAACGTTACGTCAACTAGGCAGAACAAATAGCTAATTGCTATCTTTAGAGTATCATGATAGCAAACCATCTAGCCACAAAGTAGTAATAGTAAaaaatgttgtgttgattttatGGAACCTGTAGTATGTAAGGAATCTCTAGAGTTTGAAGTTGTTAATTAACGTCAGAAATCTAGAGTTTGAGGTTGTTGTCATCATACATTTGTTACATTAATACAATTTACTAAATATTTGAAGAGCATGCAGTGAAGCGCCGGTGTACTTCCCTCCAGATGTCAGACAGGTACGGTCACTAGTTagacatatgcatgcatgcatgtacgaAGCACAGAAATGGAATCGAGAGGACTGAGTCCCTATTGCTAATTGACTACTAGTAGGGACCGACACTGCACCGTCTCCTAGTCCATTAATCTGCAATAGTTGGATTTGGTAAAAGAAATGCATGTGCAACTGTTTTGAGTACATTTTCTCCTCTCTTGAGACTGAGCGTTGTCTGATTTGTAGCATCAtcttccttaattaattaataagtagaAACGGGAGAGGCTGGCTGGATAGAAATATAAACGGTCGGGTAAACTAGATTTAAATCCGCTAGAAGAATGTCAGAATGAGTTGGCAGAAATGGCTGAGGGGCAGGATCCACTCGCTGAATATCAAACACTTATTAATTACTATAGGCATCATTTCCGTCTTCTGATTCATCTTTCATCGTCTTGTTAATTACGGCGATTATTATTCTTTTACTTGGGCTGTTCTGTTGTACGTTTTCGTAATTAGTATGAAGCTTTCATCATGACTTCTAGTAGAAGGAGCTGATATGGTAGGCGTGGCGTATCCGGGTCTGCGACACGTACAAAGTTTTCTCTCGGGATACACGCAAACAGTTACAGAACTTCCTAATAAGACACTCTGAGCTTGACGGTAGGGaaagtcaaacgactctcgcgTTATGAAACGATTAATTACTACTAGGGACAACGAGCCTAGTAACACGAGCAAGACACCCTGCCTTTGGTCCCGGTAATCGCGGCTTGatttgtgcatgcgcacgcgcCGCATTGTATAAAGGTTTGGTAACTGGGAGCGAAGCGGTGATAGCTGCAGGTAAAAAAGAGCGCGAGTCTGTATGGTAATTAGTAAAGACTTATTGATACTGAACACTAACTGTAGAGAAGAGAGTGTGTGAACACAACGTCAGTAATGCTGTCTACAATAGAGTAAGGTGTATACCAAGAGACTGGAACAGATGCAGATGAACGTTTGAGAGATCAGATTGTGTATGGAGTGAAACCGAATGTTCTACGGAAGCAATTATTACAAAAGAAAGGTTTGACACTAAGCCAACGATCTATAATTTACGGTAAACAGgacctgttcatctttttactaggattctttcgttcgaatgggactgggaagaatctttcgtcccaatgggattttcatgtttttTGTCTTCGGTTGAGACGTTGAACTTACTGAATgtaatacatacacatttcgctcacttttacacggtctgcaaagtctagtcgttttcagaaacgacgtagaacgcCTATGAACCCAAGACAAGTTTACATTGGTAAAATTTTGACGTTAGGCGTTATCTACTAAGCCTAAAAATTGTCTGCGCTGTTATGGAAACCACCTACaatgcttttgagagtcaGGAAAGCAAATCAAAGGTTGACGGCcctgtcaaccagaccgtactcgcgcatcTCGACGGTTAGATTGACGCTTTCATAttcacgtcttacgtctgccgatgctgaaaatgcaatggcactacttttcacaatagaagcaacccattcagtactttgaaacagctctggatcggtcggaaatgtcgaaatcccgatcagacgaattcgttggaatgggattttgctatctagcgtgatcttttgcgcgCAAAACATgacaaaacgttagacgctaaacgtatcaaatcacggcattgctgtgacgatggccattgaAGCTTGTAGACGTCAAGAAACGCAAGGTAAGATTCGGTTGTCCTTGTTGACCAGACCGCATTCGCGCCTTTTGACGACTCATTTGACGACAATAAATAATACGATAGTCAAGATTACTACATTAAATTTTTACTTTAACATACTAGCCACCAAGTAATTGATGTTATTTGTGATGGAGTTTCTAATTGCATAGGTAATAAATTACATCCACAAGGATTTTCAAAACTATGTTAATGGCATGGTAAGTAACGCAGGCGACAAATGCTATCACTGAACTACGTCTATTTACTGGATATGATAATAGTAGAGACCAAGACGAATCCTAAGCCTTTCTAGCTTTGTTCTCCCTATTTTCCGCAAGCGCGGAATAGCTGGTTTTCAAAGGATAAAAAAGGTAATTTATCACAATACATAGCGAGGCAATGTAGAAACTGTTCATGTGTTGATTTTTTAGCTAAATGTTTTTCGTTATGAGCTTCTTGCCATTCCAGTTTACTTAACCAATCATTGGATAGAAGTTGTAAGCCATGAATATATTTGCTTACtaagttttgtatttgtatttcttcaatgAATTAAGATTATAGATATATTTCATCAAGCCTTTCTTTGTCTTTGACTCGCTTGGAATGAAGCACAAACAAGTTGTTTTCGACTTGAAGTAAAGTGATTTAGTTTTCCTATAGCTACTTACAATTGTGTGCATGATGGAGTATAGAGTCGACGAAGTCACTTAATTTTAACGACGTTTTTTGTATTTAACGGACTGTGGATTACGGATGTGTACCGTTTAGTCAATGGATCGACTCTAGATGTAACCGactggtcgttgatatccccAATACCTAAAGTAAAATTGGATGTATTAGTACTATCGTAGTTAAACAATTGCATACCAGAGTAGTGTCACACTTGACTTCAGCGTAAATATAAAAGTCGAGAtgcacacaactgctgcaagtgaCGAAAgcgtaaaaagattgtgacgTAAGAAATGAGCAATGAACAATCTATAAGTTATAGATGACAAAATATATGAAATGACAAaagacgtgaacatgaaagCGTCAATCTAACCGTCGAgatgcgcgagtacggtctggttgacaggGCCGTCAACCTTTGATTTGCTTTCCtgactctcaaaagcattGTAGGTGGTTTCCATAACAGCGCAGACAATTTTTAGGTTTAGTAGATAACGCCTAACGTCAAAATTTTATCAAGGTAAACTTGTCTTGGGTTCGTAGgcgttctacgtcgtttctgaaaacgactagactttgcagactgtgtaaaagtaagcgaaatgtgtatgtattgcattcagaaagttcaacgtctcaaccgaagacgaaaaacatgaaaatcccattgagacgaaagattcttcccagtcccattcgaacgaaagaatcctagtaaaaagatgaacaggccCCGAGACGATGTAATGTCTTTGGCACGCGCAAGTGGGGGTGTCAAGAATGAGCTATTATTATAGCGCTGCAGGCTAAATACATCAATCtagtatcacgtgaccatacactacattacatcaCTCCCCTCTAAAAAGTGTCTAAAATACCCTTctctaattaacttaattagcgAATAGACTTAATCAGAGTCCATAGTAGAATCAATGTCAGAATCCATTAGGTAATCTCCGTGTCGCTGTGGGCGGCGTCGATTGCGGACGGGACGTTGGATTCGAACTGCATCATCACCATTATGGTCTTCACCCATACTGTCTTCGTTATCATTCTCCAGTTGGTCCATATCGTCATCGCTGCCATTCTCCGGTTGGTCAACGTCTCCTGAACAACATCCCCATTCCTTGGACCCTTTATCTCGTCCAGGAGATTACCAATCGGTTGACATATCACTTCCGATCGTTCATTCGATGTGAGATGTACGGGCCTTGACTTGTATGGTTTCATTCGATCGTGATGAACAGAAATAACTTTCTTTCCGCGACATCTTTGCAACAAATAGACGACATCCGACAAAGGTTGAATTATTGTATAGGAACCTGTCCACCTGGGAGACAGTGATCGAGACTTCTTCACCCGTCGAGACGTTGCTGTTATCCATACCAGATCACCGATCTTATACTTACGAAAATTTTGAACTTTTTTTTGATATTGTTGATGTCTAGCTTCCTTCATCTGCTTGGATCTACTTTCGACATTAGCGTACATTTCTGCAACTTTCTCCTGTTCTTGGTCAGCATACACGGTAGGTAGTTGATGTTCATCTGTTGACTCAGAATATACCAGATCCGCTGCTACGTGTAACATAGTTCTTGGGAAATCTTTGAAAACGATTCTATAAGGTGTATCTCCCATGGTTTCGTGGTATGCTGTATTGTGAGCAAATTGTGCTGCAAAGAGATGGTCATACCAATCTCGTTGATGTGACGCAACCATCTTAGACAAAGATTCACCCAGAGAGCGGTTAAGACGTTCAACAGATCCGTTAGCCTGTGGATGATAAGGTGTGAAAACGAATGTCGAATACCgtattgtttgcaaaattctttaaaaacatgACTTACAAAACAAGGACCATTATCTGAATGAAAATGTGTTGGAATACCATACCTTCCAATCCATTCTTGTAGTTTCTCACAAACTTCATCGGCTGTTTGTCTCCGTATGGCACACATTTCTGCATACCGCGAGAAGGCATCTTGTataacaaaaatgtattgatatcCGCCGTCGGTTTTCGGTAGAGGACCTTTGATGTCCATTTCAATAACCTCAAATGGTTTTGCTGATGACGGTCTTTCCAACAGGGGAGCTCGAGCTTTAATGTTGACAGGCATTCTTTCAGCACAAACAGTGCAAGATTGCGTGTAGTTTTCTACATCTTTACGAACGGTTGGCCACCAAAAACGACACAAAACCCGAAGCAAAGTTTTCTTAGAACCCCGATGACCTGCCAAATGTTCATCGTGCGTCTTCAGCCCAGGCAACACACTTTTGTGATAACGACCTCACAGCACAGTCGGGAATTATCTTGTCGACTGCACCATATTCTATGTCGTTTTCGCACCAGTACTCATCCTGAGGTTCCAAACGACTCAAAGCGTCCGCCACTTTATGTGTTTCACCATTTATATATTCTACACTAAACGAGTACTCTTCCAGCTCCGCAATCCACCTGGCTCTTCGACCCCAAGGGTCTTTAACAACCGATCTAAATTGGAGGGGACGATGATCCGTTCGTACTATGAACCTCGTTCCAATCAAATGGTGTCGAAAATGTCGTACCGCCATAACTATAGCGAGAAACTCACGGTCATAGGTAGAAtactttctttctgttttggtCAGAACTCTGCTAAAATAAGCTACAGGTCTCACACCGTCTGGAGTGCTTTGTGCTAATTCGGCTCCAATTCCTACCGTTGAGGCATCCGTTGTAAGTATAAACATCTGAGATGGGTCAGAATGAGCTAGCACCGGAGCAGACATTATCTTGTTTTTAAAGTAACAAACGGACTGTCGCATTCAGGGGACCAATGAAAAGTTTGTCACCTAATAACGACGTAAGTGGTTTAGCAATTGTTGAATATTTCGGAATAAAACGTCGATACCAACCGGTCATATCCAAATATGACTTGACCTCTTTAATTGAACTCGGTCTCTGAATTTTGGCAATCGCCACTGTCTTTTCTGATTTTGGACTAAGGCCATTTGCACTCACTCTATATCCACAAAAAACAACTTCAGTCATACCAATCTCACACTTTTTTCCATTGACTCTCAATCCATGACCCTGTAATGTCTGAAGGACTTGTTCTAGACGTTCTAAATGTGAATGAAACGAGTCAGAGAAAACACACAGATCATCCATATATAGCACTAGCTGTAATGGTGACATATGACCTAAGATTGAATTCATCACACGGCAAAATGTAGCTGGTGCTCCCTTTAGTCCAAATGGCATTCTGTTGAATTCCCATAATCCGGATTGTGTACTAAAAGCAGTCTTTTCTTTATCTTTCTCTGCAATGGGTATTTGGAAATAGCCATGCGCTAAGTCGATTTTACTAAAAAAAAAAACGTGCTCCAGCCATAGATTCAACAGCTTCTAATAGATTTCCCGTGGGAATGGCCGTATCTTTAGTTCTCGCATTTAGAGCTCTATAATCAATGCACAAACGTAAAGTTCCATCTTTTTTACCGGACATACTGGTGCAGCAAACGCAGACGTTGAAGGACGTATAACTCCTCGTTGGTGAAGATTTCTTACCTCTTCTGCAACCTCCGCTCTCCACTTTGTCGGCAATCTACAAAGGCGGCATGTCACAGGAGCATCATCTGTTAACGGAATTGTATGCTCCATTCCATTTGCACTTCCCTCATTTCCTTCATATGAAAATACGGTACGATAACGCTTGAGAAATCTTTCTGAGTCCTTTCCACTTGCGTCAACTTGTCTCCAAAAGTTACCTCCATCCAAGGTTTACCCCCTACATCTGGAGATTTACCACGTTTAATTCCATTCTGATTATTAACAACGGCCGCTTCCGAAAATTCTGCAATGTTTTGTCCCTTATGCACTGCTATAGGAGAAGACGTCAAATTGCAAACTCGGACAGGAACCCTCTTTTGATTACCTCCAACTGCGATCGTATCGCAACCCAACAAACCAGATCTTTCGCACAAATCTTCTGTTACCTCAATAATACCTGTCCATTCCGTTGGTATGGCGGAACAAACTTGACCCCATATAGTCATTTCTTGTCCTGGAGGAATCGTCATGTGGACCGGTGCAAATACTCGCCCAAATTTTACCAGCCGAACAGAGTGTTGAATGGTGTCAACCTTCTCGAAACTTGATACTTCATCTCCGTCAATACACAATTTCTTATTGGCCACATCAATCTGTACCGCTAGAGACGACAACACATCGGTTCCCAATATCCCATAAGGAATTCCTTTAACCACGTAAAAGGAGGCACGAATACCACGAGATCCTAGCTGGATAAATTCATTCACCATACCTTCACATCTAAGTATCGTGCCATCGACCATTACGGGTTGGCGGGCGACCCGCCGTGTCATTGCCAACTTGTTTCCCTCAACGACATCATAGCCTATTAAACTCACATCAGCTCCCGTGTCAACGAGGAAAGGGCATTTCTCTTTACCAATTATAGCTGTCACCATTATGAAACCATGTACATTAGTCGTCAGGTTTGTAACGTGACTTTGCTTACCGCTACCTCGATGTACTGGAGCCTGTGCCGTGCAATTACGGGCTACATGTCCTGGACGTAAACACCGATGACAATCGTGCAAATGGGGACAATTGGGACGAATATGGTTAGGATCGCCACAGATGAAACAAAATCGGCCAGATGTTTTCTGCATTCCAAAGTCTTTCCGTCGTCGACCGCGACCGCGACCCCAAACAGACTTCTGTCGGCTACCGGAAGCCGAATCAACCGCACTGACATGACCAACGTCATCGGCATCCGCCGACCTGTCAAATGTTAATGATCGGCAATTATGACATCGTGTATCTTCGCCGGTTGACAAAAGACCGGAACCAGACGATTGACTGAAATCACGTGAAAGTGCCGGCATCGTCCCGCTTGGTTTTCTCTCACCGACACCTGCTATCTGTAAACGATGTGCTTCTTCACTTAATTCTGCCACTGATTTTAAAGCTGTATCTCCACTCAAACGAAGCTGAACTTGGAACTCATGCGGCAACCCTTCCAAAAACGCGTCTCGAGCCACTGTAGTTACCGAATCCACGTCGAAACTAGGGTAAGATAAACGAGCAAGTCGTTGAACATCATGACCAAACGCACCAACAGATTCTGCAGTAACAGCCCATTTTCGTCGTCGTAGGTCAGTGACTGCCTGCATGCGATCTGCTCCGCCACGTAGAAACTCACGTTTTAGCGAACTGACGATTACGTCAAAACTTGTTTTGTCGTCCACCGACAGGCGTCGATAGTTATCAAATGCAGCCCCTTCCAATCGTGATGCTAGGGCGAGAGCCTTCTTTTCTCCCGAAAAACCCTTCAACTGTGACCAGACAGTAACGCGATCCAGAAATACCAGCAAGT from Corticium candelabrum chromosome 14, ooCorCand1.1, whole genome shotgun sequence carries:
- the LOC134190286 gene encoding uncharacterized protein LOC134190286 — its product is MEMTLTDQDQSCLAIIGKTYTVDKHTVYCLPDADMLKGPHQPKASSIASGSFPKQFFASYDSELDNHLKGTFTHTSPQIQNKMIVSRVLGSRKINGEALFNLIKGVIENVKVQIEEMRTQCFDGVANMSGCYNGVSARFQEREPRAVYIHCHAHVLNLSLTKACSMIQDARNTLGALDNLYTLLEGSAKRHSHFKIIQETLDASKPALTLKRVCQTRWSSRDESVCAVKLRVKAIIVPLDAIASTDPHLGPDATRLLNFIETFRFLFYIIALEAILGKTAVLSDYLQDTLKMLRDDFQVYWNEAEERFGENDLAVLSAMESLLVNSFIHPKPDEESFKVVREFYTTDFDFGRLHHQLSVFYSDAKRATVEDCENDDSYKDLTGCYAMDKLCKLFAQSCYRKAYPDVFKLIKTFLVIHVSSTEAERSFSHLRRVKTWSRSTMRQERLTAMALLTIEREEGGKLKNNVDDLVVQFCKRGNRRLLLKSCLD
- the LOC134190209 gene encoding uncharacterized protein LOC134190209; amino-acid sequence: MVASHQRDWYDHLFAAQFAHNTAYHETMGDTPYRIVFKDFPRTMLHVAADLVYSESTDEHQLPTVYADQEQEKVAEMYANVESRSKQMKEARHQQYQKKVQNFRKYKIGDLVWITATSRRVKKSRSLSPRWTGSYTIIQPLSDVVYLLQRCRGKKVISVHHDRMKPYKSRPVHLTSNERSEVICQPIGNLLDEIKGPRNGDVVQETLTNRRMAAMTIWTNWRMITKTVWVKTIMVMMQFESNVPSAIDAAHSDTEIT